In one window of Campylobacter coli DNA:
- a CDS encoding chemotaxis protein CheW, with protein MEDMQEILEDFLVEAFELVEQIDHDLVELETNPEDLELLNRIFRVAHTVKGSSSFLNFDVLTKLTHHMEDVLNKARHGELKITPDIMDVVLESIDRMKTLLNSIRDNGNDTAIEMDIGPICARLTAISEGESPSSAKLNETPVETPQKEEPAPAPEPEVDVNQLSDSEVEAEIERLLKARKAEDQARRAQKKQNAASPTNSKPAASTPKAENTEKKVPASGGGGGGMDQTIRVEVKRLDHLMNLIGELVLGKNRLLKIYDDVEERYEGEKFLEELNQVVSQLSIITTDVQLAVMKTRMQPIAKVFNKFPRVVRDLSRELGKHIELEITGEETELDKSIVEEIGDPIMHMIRNSCDHGIEDPATRAANGKPEKGIVQLKAYNEGNHIVVEITDDGKGLDANGLKAKAIEKNLITEREADQMTDKEAFALIFKPGFSTATKVTNVSGRGVGMDVVKTNIEKLNGVIEIDSELGKGSSFKLKIPLTLAIIQSLLVGTQEEYYAIPLASVLETVRVPIDDIYTIEGKNVLRLRDEVLSLVRLSDVFGVKQVLESGDQTYVVVIGVAESKLGIIVDTLIGQEEIVIKSMGDYLQNIQGIAGATIRGDGRVTLIIDVGAMMDMAKEIKVDIKAQLESSAKKPKEKPSDYKVLIVDDSKMDRTLMQKALEPLGVSLIEATNGVEALNIIKSGDHDIDAILIDIEMPRMDGYTLAGEIRKYSKYRNLPLIAVTSRTSKTDRLRGVEVGMTEYITKPYSPEYLENVVRKNLKLG; from the coding sequence ATGGAAGATATGCAAGAAATACTTGAAGACTTTTTGGTTGAAGCTTTTGAGCTAGTTGAGCAAATCGACCATGATTTAGTGGAACTTGAAACAAATCCAGAAGACTTAGAATTATTAAACAGAATTTTCCGTGTAGCACACACTGTAAAAGGTTCTTCAAGCTTTTTAAATTTTGATGTTTTAACAAAATTAACACATCACATGGAAGATGTTTTAAATAAAGCAAGACATGGGGAATTAAAAATCACTCCAGATATCATGGATGTTGTTTTGGAATCCATCGATAGAATGAAAACCTTGCTTAACTCTATACGTGATAATGGCAATGATACAGCCATAGAAATGGATATAGGACCAATTTGTGCCAGATTAACAGCTATATCAGAAGGAGAATCTCCAAGCAGCGCTAAATTAAACGAAACTCCTGTAGAAACTCCTCAAAAAGAAGAACCAGCTCCTGCACCAGAACCTGAAGTCGATGTTAATCAATTAAGTGATTCTGAAGTTGAAGCTGAAATAGAAAGATTATTAAAAGCTAGGAAGGCAGAAGATCAAGCACGCCGTGCCCAGAAAAAACAAAATGCCGCATCACCTACAAACTCTAAACCAGCAGCAAGTACACCAAAAGCTGAAAATACAGAGAAAAAGGTTCCTGCTAGTGGAGGCGGTGGAGGCGGTATGGATCAAACCATACGCGTTGAAGTAAAAAGATTAGATCATCTAATGAACCTCATCGGTGAGCTTGTTTTGGGTAAAAACCGCTTGCTTAAAATTTATGATGATGTCGAAGAACGCTATGAGGGTGAAAAATTCCTTGAAGAATTAAATCAAGTTGTAAGCCAATTAAGCATCATTACAACAGATGTTCAACTTGCAGTTATGAAAACTAGAATGCAGCCTATTGCAAAAGTTTTCAATAAATTCCCAAGAGTTGTGCGTGATTTGAGCCGTGAACTTGGCAAACACATAGAACTTGAAATTACAGGTGAAGAAACCGAACTTGATAAATCTATTGTCGAAGAAATTGGCGATCCTATCATGCATATGATTAGAAACTCGTGTGATCACGGTATTGAAGATCCAGCAACGCGTGCTGCTAATGGAAAACCTGAAAAAGGTATAGTACAACTTAAAGCTTATAACGAAGGAAATCATATCGTTGTAGAAATTACCGATGATGGTAAGGGACTTGATGCAAATGGCCTAAAAGCTAAAGCTATAGAAAAGAATTTGATTACCGAAAGAGAAGCGGATCAAATGACTGATAAAGAAGCTTTTGCTTTGATTTTTAAACCAGGTTTTTCAACTGCAACAAAAGTTACAAATGTTTCGGGACGTGGCGTTGGAATGGATGTTGTTAAAACTAATATTGAAAAACTCAACGGAGTGATTGAAATCGATAGTGAATTAGGCAAAGGAAGTTCATTTAAACTTAAAATTCCTCTTACCTTAGCTATTATTCAATCTTTACTTGTTGGAACTCAAGAAGAATACTATGCAATTCCTCTTGCAAGTGTACTTGAAACAGTTAGAGTGCCAATTGATGATATTTATACTATCGAAGGTAAAAATGTATTGCGCCTTAGAGATGAAGTGCTTTCTCTTGTAAGACTATCTGATGTCTTTGGAGTTAAACAAGTGCTTGAAAGTGGAGATCAAACCTATGTTGTAGTTATTGGCGTGGCAGAAAGTAAACTGGGTATTATTGTTGATACTCTTATAGGACAAGAAGAAATTGTTATTAAATCTATGGGTGATTATTTGCAAAATATTCAAGGTATAGCGGGTGCTACTATCCGCGGTGATGGTAGAGTAACACTTATCATAGATGTGGGCGCTATGATGGATATGGCAAAAGAAATAAAAGTTGACATCAAAGCTCAACTTGAATCAAGTGCTAAAAAACCAAAAGAAAAACCAAGTGATTATAAGGTTTTAATTGTCGATGATTCTAAAATGGATAGAACCTTAATGCAAAAAGCCTTAGAGCCACTAGGAGTTAGCCTTATTGAAGCTACCAATGGTGTTGAAGCATTAAACATTATAAAATCGGGCGATCATGATATTGATGCGATATTAATTGATATCGAAATGCCAAGAATGGATGGTTATACCTTAGCGGGCGAAATTAGAAAATATTCCAAATATCGCAACTTACCGCTCATTGCTGTTACTTCAAGAACAAGTAAAACCGATCGTCTAAGAGGGGTAGAAGTAGGTATGACAGAATATATTACCAAACCTTATTCTCCAGAATATTTGGAAAATGTGGTTAGAAAAAATTTGAAACTAGGATAA
- a CDS encoding chemotaxis protein CheW, giving the protein MSNEKLEQILQKQQTQIAGPVGDQKEDDIIQLVGFVVGDEEYAIPILNIQEIIKPIEYTRVPSVPDYVLGVFNMRGNVMPLIDLAQRFNLGSSKMTPQTRYIVLRGESNGSGVGGNAGFVIDRLTEAIKIHRNRIDPPPETLVKDKGMIYGIGKRDENILTILKVEALLKREF; this is encoded by the coding sequence ATGAGTAATGAAAAATTAGAGCAAATATTGCAAAAGCAGCAAACTCAGATAGCTGGTCCTGTTGGTGATCAAAAAGAAGATGATATCATACAACTTGTAGGTTTTGTGGTAGGAGATGAGGAATATGCTATTCCAATTCTTAACATACAAGAAATCATCAAACCTATAGAATACACAAGGGTTCCAAGCGTTCCTGATTATGTTTTAGGTGTATTTAATATGCGTGGAAATGTTATGCCTTTAATTGATTTGGCGCAGCGTTTTAATCTAGGAAGTTCTAAAATGACTCCTCAAACTCGTTATATTGTTTTAAGAGGCGAATCCAATGGGAGTGGCGTTGGAGGAAATGCAGGCTTCGTGATAGATAGATTAACCGAGGCTATCAAAATTCATAGAAACCGTATTGATCCGCCACCTGAAACTTTAGTAAAAGATAAAGGTATGATCTATGGTATAGGTAAAAGAGATGAAAATATCCTTACCATACTTAAAGTTGAAGCCTTGCTTAAGCGTGAATTTTAA
- the serB gene encoding phosphoserine phosphatase SerB: MIKLCVFDFDSTLMDGETIDILAKAYGKEKEVVDITHRAMAGELDFFESLQERVSFLKGMPYDLVLKIGQDLPLMNGAYELIEFLNSKNIFVVIFSGGFHEGIDPAMKKLKVNLGFANYLHHKNNTLSGLVGGEMMFSNSKGLMLQRLKNFLNLQTHEVMCVGDGANDIAMFNESGLKVAFCAKEILRSKADICIDNKDLKEIIKVI, translated from the coding sequence ATGATAAAACTTTGTGTTTTTGATTTTGATTCCACTTTGATGGATGGAGAAACTATCGATATATTAGCTAAGGCTTATGGCAAAGAAAAAGAAGTGGTTGATATCACTCATCGCGCTATGGCAGGTGAGCTTGATTTTTTTGAAAGCTTGCAGGAGCGCGTTAGTTTTTTAAAAGGAATGCCTTACGATCTTGTTCTTAAAATAGGGCAAGATCTTCCATTGATGAATGGAGCTTATGAACTCATTGAATTTTTAAATTCTAAAAATATTTTTGTTGTTATTTTTAGTGGAGGTTTTCATGAAGGGATTGATCCTGCTATGAAAAAACTAAAAGTAAATTTGGGCTTTGCAAATTACCTACATCATAAAAACAATACTTTATCAGGACTAGTGGGTGGAGAAATGATGTTTTCAAATTCAAAGGGTTTAATGCTACAACGCCTTAAGAACTTTTTAAATTTGCAAACTCATGAAGTCATGTGTGTGGGTGATGGGGCAAATGATATCGCTATGTTTAATGAAAGCGGTTTAAAAGTCGCCTTTTGTGCTAAAGAAATTTTACGCTCAAAAGCAGATATTTGCATAGACAACAAAGACTTAAAAGAAATAATAAAGGTAATATAA
- a CDS encoding transaldolase, whose protein sequence is MKKFSLWCDFIENSFLDDDFLNLLSRGINGATSNPAIFKNAILNSPIYKEKIAKLKGKKAKEIYEELAVADIQKAADKLAPLYHTGNDGFISLEIDPRFYDNTSLSLGEAKKLYSAIGKDNVMIKVPATNASYEVMYELMKNGISVNATLIFSLEQSQKCFEALNAGLVEFRKNNIALQGKNTRLRTPQAVISIFVSRFDRLLNSKAKEQNRIGILNANLAYNNIISKNEPNIRALFASTGVKGDGLPKDYYIKELLFENSINTAPLDAINAFKTEFEFKKPLMNFEIYTQLNAIISQNEREKACDELLKDGLEQFCIAFEEILQALN, encoded by the coding sequence ATGAAAAAATTTTCTCTTTGGTGTGATTTTATAGAAAATAGTTTTTTAGATGATGATTTTTTAAATTTACTATCGCGTGGCATCAATGGAGCAACCTCAAATCCCGCTATTTTCAAAAATGCTATTTTAAACTCACCCATCTATAAAGAAAAAATAGCGAAATTAAAAGGAAAAAAGGCAAAGGAAATTTACGAAGAACTTGCTGTGGCTGATATACAAAAAGCAGCAGATAAACTTGCTCCTTTATATCACACAGGAAATGATGGTTTTATAAGCCTTGAAATTGATCCAAGATTTTATGATAATACAAGCTTGAGTTTAGGTGAGGCAAAAAAACTTTATAGTGCCATTGGAAAAGATAATGTGATGATTAAAGTCCCAGCAACCAATGCTTCTTATGAAGTAATGTATGAATTGATGAAAAATGGCATCAGTGTAAATGCTACTTTGATTTTTTCTTTAGAGCAAAGTCAAAAATGCTTTGAGGCTTTAAATGCGGGTTTGGTTGAATTTAGAAAAAACAATATAGCCTTACAAGGAAAAAACACTCGCTTAAGAACCCCACAAGCTGTTATAAGTATCTTTGTAAGTCGTTTCGATAGACTTTTAAATTCCAAAGCGAAAGAACAAAATCGTATAGGAATTTTAAATGCAAATTTAGCCTATAACAATATCATCTCCAAAAATGAACCTAATATCCGAGCTTTATTTGCGAGCACGGGTGTAAAAGGTGATGGTTTGCCAAAAGATTATTATATCAAAGAACTTCTTTTTGAAAATAGCATAAACACTGCTCCACTAGATGCTATCAATGCATTTAAAACCGAATTTGAATTTAAAAAACCTTTAATGAATTTTGAAATTTACACACAACTTAATGCTATCATTTCACAAAATGAAAGAGAAAAAGCTTGCGATGAATTACTAAAAGACGGCTTGGAGCAATTTTGCATAGCTTTTGAAGAAATTTTACAAGCATTAAATTAA
- a CDS encoding Sua5/YciO/YrdC/YwlC family protein, which yields MIYLAQTDTTAGFLSKNLEEINALKGRAKDQPCLITSAKFSELKKIVRVPNQFKNLVRRAKKTTFIYPNNQAIRIVKECKHAQFLKEKGCFYSSSANKHGQKFDELWARSVADVVVDEIFFENTPSKIIKLHRKKLRKIR from the coding sequence TTGATTTATCTAGCGCAAACAGATACTACAGCAGGATTTTTAAGTAAAAATTTAGAAGAAATCAATGCTTTAAAAGGTAGGGCTAAAGATCAGCCCTGCTTGATTACCTCTGCAAAATTCAGTGAGTTAAAAAAAATCGTAAGGGTTCCAAATCAATTTAAAAATTTAGTGCGTCGTGCTAAAAAAACAACTTTTATTTATCCAAACAATCAAGCAATAAGAATCGTCAAAGAGTGTAAACACGCACAATTTTTAAAAGAAAAGGGCTGTTTTTATTCAAGTTCTGCAAACAAGCATGGACAAAAATTTGATGAGCTTTGGGCTAGAAGTGTCGCAGATGTTGTAGTCGATGAGATATTTTTTGAAAATACCCCATCAAAAATAATAAAACTTCATCGTAAGAAGCTTAGAAAAATTCGTTAA
- the carB gene encoding carbamoyl-phosphate synthase large subunit produces MPKRTDIKNILLIGSGPIVIGQACEFDYSGTQAAKTLKEQGYRVVLINSNPATIMTDPEFADATYIEPVTKESILSIIKKEKIDAILPTMGGQVALNVAMEVYESGLLGDVKFLGANPEAIKKGEDRQVFKECMKKIGMDLPKSMYAYNYDEALKAVDEIGFPLMIRASYTLGGAGSGVVYNMDEFKELANAALALSPIHEILIEESLLGWKEYEMEVIRDKNDNCIIVCSIENLDPMGVHTGDSITVAPALTLTDKEYQVMRNASFAILREIGVDTGGSNVQFAVNPTNGRMIVIEMNPRVSRSSALASKATGYPIAKVATLLAIGFSLDEIKNDITGTPASFEPVIDYIVTKIPRFTFEKFPGANTTLGTAMKSVGEVMAIGRTFKESIQKALCSLERNLSGFDRVKFEDKNDLIFKIRNANEKRLLYVAQAFREGFDVKELYELCKIDPWFLSQIKEIVDFEEQIDMDILHNKTLLRKAKTMGFSDKMIALLVNLKDNLELSQNDIYYARMKQKIIAEFSEVDTCAGEFEALTPYLYSSINVSELTQSKNEARDKKEKKVMIIGGGPNRIGQGIEFDYACVHASFALKDLGVKTIMYNCNPETVSTDYDTSDILYFEPIDFEHLRGVIEREKPDGVIVHFGGQTPLKFAKRLSAFGAKIIGTSARVIDMAEDRKKFAEFITKLGINQPKNSTATSVEEAVLKASEIGYPVLVRPSYVLGGRAMRVVNDESELRLYMQEAVDVSDKSPVLIDQYLDNATEIDVDAISDGKDVYVAGIMEHIEEAGIHSGDSACSLPPCNIDEKMQEQIIQKTANIALNLGVVGLLNIQFAIYNNELYMIEVNPRASRTVPFVSKATGIPLAKVATRVMWQGNLKEALKFYDTFGVVNFDNTILRPKLSKYISVKEAVFPFAKLSGSDLELGPEMRSTGEVMGISKDFANSYAKSQISSFNHLPENGVVFISLKEKDKKYAKKLASEYSKLGFKLMATSGTCKEIVENGFECELVHKISEGRPNVEDKLKNGEIQLVINTSDSHTFAGDTKKIRENIIRFKIPYFTNLRSALAGAKSIKAIQSQSYLEVKSLQEYLKA; encoded by the coding sequence ATGCCAAAACGAACAGATATTAAAAATATTTTACTTATAGGAAGTGGTCCTATCGTTATAGGTCAAGCTTGTGAATTTGATTATTCAGGAACTCAAGCAGCAAAAACTTTAAAAGAACAAGGATATCGTGTAGTTTTAATCAATTCCAACCCAGCAACTATTATGACTGATCCTGAATTTGCTGATGCTACTTACATAGAGCCTGTAACCAAGGAAAGTATTTTAAGCATTATTAAAAAAGAGAAAATCGATGCCATTTTGCCAACTATGGGTGGACAAGTAGCTCTTAATGTGGCTATGGAAGTTTATGAAAGCGGGCTTTTAGGTGATGTGAAGTTTTTGGGTGCAAACCCTGAGGCGATTAAAAAAGGTGAAGATCGTCAAGTTTTTAAAGAATGTATGAAAAAAATCGGTATGGATTTGCCAAAATCTATGTACGCATATAATTATGATGAAGCTTTAAAAGCTGTAGATGAAATCGGCTTTCCTTTAATGATCCGTGCGTCTTATACCTTAGGTGGTGCTGGAAGCGGTGTGGTTTACAATATGGATGAATTTAAAGAACTTGCCAATGCTGCTTTAGCACTTTCGCCAATCCATGAAATTCTTATCGAAGAAAGTTTGCTTGGATGGAAAGAGTATGAAATGGAGGTTATCCGCGATAAAAATGATAATTGTATCATTGTATGTAGTATAGAAAACCTCGATCCTATGGGAGTGCATACAGGAGATAGTATCACAGTTGCACCTGCTCTTACCTTAACTGATAAAGAATACCAAGTCATGCGTAATGCCTCTTTTGCTATTTTGCGTGAAATAGGCGTGGATACAGGCGGATCAAATGTGCAATTTGCCGTCAATCCAACAAATGGTAGAATGATAGTTATTGAAATGAATCCAAGGGTTTCAAGATCAAGCGCCCTAGCTTCTAAAGCAACGGGTTATCCTATAGCAAAGGTTGCAACACTTTTGGCAATCGGATTTAGCTTAGATGAGATAAAAAATGATATTACAGGCACTCCTGCTAGTTTTGAACCTGTGATTGATTATATTGTTACAAAAATTCCTCGCTTTACTTTTGAGAAATTCCCAGGAGCCAATACAACTTTAGGTACAGCGATGAAAAGCGTGGGTGAAGTAATGGCTATTGGCCGAACTTTTAAAGAAAGTATACAAAAGGCACTTTGTTCTTTGGAAAGAAATTTAAGTGGTTTTGATAGAGTGAAATTTGAAGATAAAAACGATCTTATCTTTAAAATTCGCAATGCTAACGAAAAGCGTTTACTTTATGTAGCACAAGCTTTTAGAGAGGGTTTTGATGTAAAAGAGCTTTATGAGCTTTGTAAAATCGATCCTTGGTTTTTATCCCAAATTAAAGAAATTGTGGATTTTGAAGAGCAAATTGATATGGATATCTTGCATAACAAAACCCTTTTAAGAAAAGCAAAAACTATGGGTTTTTCAGACAAGATGATCGCTTTGCTTGTGAATCTAAAAGATAATTTAGAATTAAGTCAAAATGACATTTATTATGCAAGAATGAAGCAAAAAATCATAGCAGAATTTAGCGAAGTGGATACTTGTGCGGGAGAATTTGAAGCTTTAACTCCTTATCTTTATTCTAGTATCAATGTGAGTGAGCTTACTCAAAGCAAAAATGAAGCAAGAGATAAAAAAGAAAAAAAAGTGATGATTATAGGTGGGGGGCCAAATCGTATAGGACAAGGAATCGAATTTGACTATGCTTGTGTACATGCTTCTTTTGCATTAAAGGATTTGGGTGTAAAAACTATTATGTATAATTGCAATCCAGAAACTGTTTCAACGGATTATGATACGAGTGATATTTTGTATTTTGAACCTATTGATTTTGAGCATTTGCGTGGTGTGATTGAACGCGAAAAGCCAGATGGAGTTATAGTGCATTTTGGTGGCCAAACTCCGCTTAAATTTGCTAAACGCTTGAGTGCTTTTGGAGCTAAGATCATAGGCACAAGTGCAAGAGTGATCGATATGGCAGAAGATAGAAAGAAATTTGCCGAATTTATCACAAAACTTGGTATCAATCAGCCTAAAAATTCTACCGCTACAAGCGTAGAAGAAGCGGTTTTAAAAGCAAGTGAGATAGGTTATCCTGTGCTTGTAAGACCAAGCTATGTTTTAGGCGGAAGAGCTATGCGTGTGGTTAATGATGAGAGCGAACTTAGACTTTACATGCAAGAAGCTGTGGATGTAAGTGATAAAAGTCCTGTTTTGATCGATCAGTATTTAGATAATGCGACTGAAATCGATGTTGATGCTATCAGCGATGGTAAAGATGTTTATGTAGCAGGGATTATGGAGCATATCGAAGAAGCAGGAATTCATTCAGGCGATAGTGCATGTTCTTTGCCACCTTGCAATATCGATGAAAAAATGCAAGAACAAATTATACAAAAAACCGCTAATATTGCTTTAAATTTAGGTGTTGTAGGGCTTTTAAATATACAATTTGCAATTTACAATAACGAACTTTATATGATAGAAGTAAATCCTAGAGCAAGTCGTACTGTGCCTTTTGTAAGTAAAGCTACAGGTATACCTTTAGCAAAAGTTGCAACGCGTGTGATGTGGCAAGGAAATCTAAAAGAAGCTTTAAAATTTTATGATACTTTTGGTGTGGTGAATTTTGATAATACGATTTTGCGTCCTAAGCTTTCAAAATATATCAGTGTAAAAGAAGCGGTATTCCCTTTTGCTAAGCTTAGCGGAAGCGATTTAGAGTTAGGACCTGAGATGAGATCAACAGGTGAGGTTATGGGTATAAGTAAGGATTTTGCTAATTCTTATGCAAAAAGCCAAATTTCATCTTTTAATCATTTGCCTGAAAATGGCGTAGTGTTTATCTCTTTAAAGGAAAAAGATAAAAAATATGCTAAAAAACTTGCAAGTGAATACTCTAAGTTAGGTTTTAAACTAATGGCTACAAGTGGAACTTGCAAGGAAATTGTAGAAAATGGCTTTGAGTGTGAGCTTGTGCATAAAATTTCAGAAGGGCGTCCAAATGTGGAAGATAAGCTAAAAAATGGAGAAATTCAGTTAGTGATTAATACAAGTGATAGTCATACCTTTGCAGGGGATACAAAGAAAATTCGTGAGAATATTATCCGTTTTAAAATCCCTTATTTTACAAATTTGCGTTCTGCTCTTGCGGGTGCAAAATCGATTAAAGCGATACAAAGTCAAAGTTATTTAGAGGTTAAGAGCTTGCAGGAGTATCTAAAAGCTTGA
- a CDS encoding DMT family transporter, translating into MLKNPKFQAFFFAFLAAIFNAFVGIFSVFLFKKGFMSSEVAFYKCFVASLILFAILIYMRKLGALLVFIKQKIFTLLLLAFFGFFMLYHFESAAYTSMSVANVVFVLFGVGMIITFICEALDAKRFFHLNELLAMVFALLGLWMIFLAEGGTLENFTHLKDLVNAILAGLGYALFLFFTRKLKLGFGLIPLCALLFIGSLYLSIPLFGANLNLNFSLESLVLLLALAFLPTIGGFYCTTRALSLAKSNSVQLIELSEPLFAMLFGFLFLAQSISFLQIVGGVFILFAIFVHEFKLKL; encoded by the coding sequence ATGCTAAAAAATCCTAAATTTCAAGCTTTCTTTTTTGCTTTCTTAGCCGCTATATTTAACGCTTTTGTTGGAATTTTTAGCGTTTTTCTTTTTAAAAAAGGTTTTATGAGTTCAGAAGTAGCTTTTTATAAATGCTTTGTGGCTAGTTTGATTTTGTTTGCGATTTTAATTTATATGAGAAAATTGGGCGCTTTGCTAGTTTTTATCAAGCAGAAAATTTTCACACTTTTGCTTCTTGCTTTTTTTGGATTTTTTATGCTTTATCATTTTGAGAGTGCTGCTTATACAAGTATGAGTGTGGCTAATGTAGTTTTTGTGCTTTTTGGTGTGGGAATGATCATCACTTTTATTTGTGAAGCATTGGATGCTAAACGCTTTTTTCATTTAAATGAGCTTTTGGCTATGGTTTTTGCGCTTTTGGGACTTTGGATGATTTTTTTGGCCGAAGGTGGAACTTTAGAAAATTTCACTCATTTAAAAGACCTGGTAAATGCTATTTTAGCAGGACTTGGCTATGCTTTATTTTTATTTTTTACTAGAAAATTAAAACTGGGTTTTGGGTTAATTCCTCTTTGTGCTTTGCTTTTTATAGGAAGTTTGTATTTGAGTATTCCTTTGTTTGGAGCAAATTTAAATCTTAATTTTTCTTTAGAGAGTCTTGTTTTACTTTTAGCTTTAGCATTTTTGCCTACTATAGGTGGATTTTACTGCACTACTAGAGCCTTAAGTCTTGCAAAGTCAAATTCAGTCCAGCTTATAGAACTTAGTGAGCCTTTATTTGCTATGCTTTTTGGGTTTTTGTTTTTGGCTCAAAGTATTTCATTTTTGCAAATTGTAGGTGGAGTTTTCATACTTTTTGCTATTTTTGTCCACGAATTTAAATTAAAATTGTAA
- the prpD gene encoding 2-methylcitrate dehydratase, which yields MSDMGILEAKRPEFDELLTKIAKYADEFEITSDLALETARYCLMDTIGCGLLALKYPACTKLLGPSVEGAEFRPLGAKVFGTSYQLEPIRGAFNVGAMVRWLDFNDTWLAAEWGHPSDNLGAIWAVADYVSRKNISEGKEPLKVKCVLKAMIKAHEIQGVLALENCFNKVGMDHVLLVRIASTAVAAKLLGCNFEEIRNAISHAFIDGGALRTYRHAPNTGSRKSWAAGDASSRGVDLALKAKTGEMGYPSALSAKFWGYEDVKMKGQKLTIPQEFGSYVMENVLFKISFPAEFHAQTAVEAALALHDEVKDRLDQIEKIIITTQESGHRIINKVGELANPADRDHCIQYMVAVPLIFGRLNADDYEDSVASDERIDALRAKMQVEVDDRYTKEYLESDKRSIANAVQVFFKDGTSTKKVEVEYPIGHKRRRNEGIPLLIAKFKANLATRLSPKQCEKIMQICEDQKSLEQMNFNEFSDLFWLG from the coding sequence ATGAGTGATATGGGAATTTTAGAGGCAAAACGCCCTGAATTTGATGAACTTTTAACAAAAATTGCAAAATATGCTGATGAATTTGAAATCACAAGTGATTTGGCTTTAGAAACGGCTAGATATTGTTTAATGGATACTATAGGTTGTGGGCTTTTAGCGCTTAAATATCCTGCTTGCACCAAGCTTTTAGGGCCAAGTGTTGAAGGGGCTGAATTTAGACCTTTAGGTGCAAAAGTGTTTGGAACTTCTTATCAATTAGAGCCAATCCGTGGAGCTTTTAATGTGGGTGCTATGGTAAGATGGCTTGATTTTAATGATACATGGCTTGCGGCTGAATGGGGACATCCAAGCGATAATTTAGGTGCGATTTGGGCAGTGGCTGATTATGTAAGTCGTAAAAATATCTCTGAGGGAAAAGAGCCTTTAAAAGTAAAATGTGTCCTAAAAGCCATGATAAAAGCTCATGAAATTCAAGGAGTTTTGGCACTTGAAAATTGCTTTAATAAAGTAGGAATGGATCATGTTTTACTTGTAAGGATAGCAAGTACTGCAGTAGCTGCAAAGCTTTTGGGTTGTAATTTTGAAGAAATTCGCAATGCCATTTCTCATGCTTTTATTGATGGTGGAGCTTTAAGAACTTATCGTCACGCACCAAATACAGGCAGTAGGAAAAGTTGGGCAGCGGGTGATGCTTCAAGTCGCGGGGTGGATCTTGCTTTAAAAGCTAAAACAGGAGAGATGGGTTATCCTTCAGCTTTAAGTGCTAAATTTTGGGGCTATGAAGATGTGAAAATGAAAGGACAAAAACTCACCATTCCTCAAGAATTTGGCTCTTATGTAATGGAAAATGTTTTATTTAAAATTTCTTTTCCAGCTGAATTTCACGCACAAACCGCAGTAGAAGCAGCTTTAGCTTTACATGATGAGGTAAAAGATCGTTTGGATCAAATAGAAAAAATCATCATCACAACTCAAGAATCAGGCCATCGCATCATCAATAAAGTAGGTGAGCTTGCAAATCCTGCTGATAGGGATCATTGTATCCAGTATATGGTTGCTGTGCCACTTATATTTGGGCGCTTGAATGCAGATGATTATGAAGATAGTGTTGCAAGTGATGAAAGAATCGATGCTTTAAGAGCTAAAATGCAAGTAGAAGTCGATGATCGCTATACAAAAGAGTATTTAGAAAGCGATAAAAGAAGCATAGCTAATGCCGTGCAAGTTTTCTTTAAAGATGGCACAAGCACAAAAAAAGTCGAAGTTGAGTATCCTATAGGACATAAAAGACGCAGAAATGAAGGAATCCCTCTTTTAATTGCCAAATTTAAAGCCAATCTTGCTACGCGTTTAAGTCCAAAACAATGCGAAAAAATCATGCAAATTTGCGAAGATCAAAAAAGCTTAGAGCAAATGAATTTTAACGAATTTAGTGATCTTTTTTGGTTGGGTTAA